The following are encoded in a window of Mycobacterium vicinigordonae genomic DNA:
- a CDS encoding 2-hydroxyacid dehydrogenase, giving the protein MTVQKRNDVLRIGDFERTFHDELVARYDLRELPDGPRRAGCLAEYGANIRVVVTSGPPGVPADLMRSLPNLEVIVNNGAGVDSIDLEAAKRWGIGVSNTPDVLSDTVADTALGLILMTLRRFGAADRYVRAGRWAAEGSFPYARDVSGLQIGILGLGRIGSAIATRLLGFDCVIAYHNRREIEGSPFRYENSAVQLAESVDVMVVATTGGRTTHHLVDRAVLTALGPLGYLINIARGSVVDQDALVELLTGGGLAGAGLDVFADEPYVPSELLELDNVVLFPHIGSATARTRKAMALLAIRNLDSYLETGELVTPVLPPRR; this is encoded by the coding sequence GTGACTGTGCAGAAACGCAACGATGTCCTGCGAATCGGTGATTTCGAGCGGACGTTTCACGATGAACTGGTCGCCCGCTACGACCTGCGTGAGCTCCCGGACGGGCCGCGCCGAGCCGGCTGTCTGGCCGAGTATGGGGCGAACATCCGGGTCGTGGTGACATCGGGTCCGCCCGGGGTTCCTGCGGACTTGATGAGGTCACTGCCCAATCTCGAGGTCATCGTCAACAACGGCGCCGGCGTCGACTCGATTGACCTGGAGGCGGCGAAGCGCTGGGGGATCGGCGTGAGCAACACACCGGACGTGTTGTCCGACACGGTCGCCGACACCGCACTGGGGCTGATTCTGATGACGCTGCGTCGCTTTGGCGCTGCGGACCGATATGTGCGCGCCGGCCGATGGGCGGCCGAGGGCTCATTCCCTTACGCTCGCGACGTCAGCGGCCTGCAGATCGGGATCCTCGGACTGGGCCGCATCGGTTCGGCGATCGCGACGAGACTACTCGGATTTGACTGTGTCATCGCCTATCACAACCGCCGCGAGATTGAGGGCTCGCCTTTCCGGTATGAGAACTCGGCTGTCCAGCTGGCCGAATCGGTGGACGTAATGGTCGTCGCTACGACGGGCGGCCGCACCACCCACCACCTGGTGGACCGCGCTGTTCTCACGGCACTGGGGCCGCTGGGTTACCTGATCAACATCGCCCGGGGTAGCGTGGTCGACCAGGACGCGCTGGTGGAGCTGCTGACCGGCGGCGGACTGGCCGGTGCGGGTCTCGACGTCTTCGCTGATGAACCGTATGTGCCGTCCGAGTTGCTTGAGCTGGACAACGTGGTGCTCTTTCCGCACATCGGCAGCGCAACTGCGCGGACCCGGAAAGCGATGGCATTGCTGGCAATCCGCAACCTGGACTCCTATCTTGAAACCGGCGAGCTAGTGACGCCTGTCCTGCCGCCGCGCAGATGA
- a CDS encoding SHOCT domain-containing protein has translation MQATVTPEAESALTEIAQRHGLSREAVLAMLFAIHTGGGTMAQFSIPELGGSGQWMRGGMTMVGNMFDNSLKARVDALCHELSQLISTTTVFRASATEKQAGFTSSNWWPADLGLPSSAGGQNDARYAVFPNTRRLAIQINGAVRVFDTDEHQITGVQQQQQGGGTGTVQFTSQFGTFDVSSLRELGAQQVAETPTAAPAPEPATPQQSQQRPAARSENDPAAIVAAIESLAGLHQRGILSEEEFAAKKAELLGRL, from the coding sequence ATGCAGGCAACGGTGACGCCGGAGGCCGAGAGCGCCCTCACCGAAATCGCCCAGCGCCACGGACTGTCCCGCGAGGCGGTGCTGGCCATGCTGTTCGCCATCCACACCGGCGGCGGCACCATGGCCCAGTTTTCCATCCCCGAACTCGGTGGCTCCGGGCAGTGGATGCGGGGCGGGATGACGATGGTGGGCAACATGTTCGACAACTCGCTCAAGGCGCGTGTCGACGCACTATGTCACGAGCTGTCCCAGCTGATTTCCACCACCACGGTGTTTCGCGCCTCGGCTACGGAAAAACAGGCCGGGTTCACCTCGTCCAACTGGTGGCCCGCGGACCTCGGTCTGCCCAGTTCGGCCGGCGGGCAGAACGACGCACGTTACGCGGTGTTTCCCAACACTCGACGCCTTGCCATCCAAATCAACGGTGCGGTACGGGTTTTCGACACCGATGAACATCAGATAACCGGCGTACAACAACAGCAGCAGGGCGGTGGAACCGGCACGGTGCAGTTCACCAGCCAATTCGGCACCTTCGACGTATCGAGCCTGCGCGAGCTCGGGGCACAGCAGGTGGCCGAGACGCCGACCGCCGCACCCGCCCCCGAACCCGCGACGCCGCAGCAGTCTCAGCAACGCCCTGCCGCCCGGTCGGAGAACGATCCCGCGGCCATTGTCGCGGCGATCGAGTCCCTTGCTGGACTGCACCAGCGGGGAATCCTGTCCGAAGAGGAGTTCGCCGCGAAAAAGGCCGAACTGCTCGGCAGGCTGTGA